From the Leptolyngbya sp. O-77 genome, one window contains:
- the pilM gene encoding type IV pilus assembly protein PilM — protein MFSNVKGLFSKKTKGVGIELTPERVNVARLKRKGQGFQLTMLASAEVPEGIYQEGQILDTAAMSEIIQSVLSESKLKVKNAATAIPGGRDTVTRIIPVPAELDDRELREMVLNQEAGLYLPFPREEADVDYQKLGFFVDEDGIEKVQVLLVATRKEVTDSYLTTFQQAGLDVDVLEISSFALIRTIREQLRQFTPQEAAAIVDIEFENTEISIVVDGVPQFSRTVPIGTYQIQSALSRAMNLPPSRNTELLQGMTVPIAPMDSMGTPKTPGTNPGTAAMLRVLGELADELRRSIDFYLNQGDNLEVAQLLLAGPGGAIGQLDEFFSQRLSLPASQVDPISALSLEVDQEIPELQRPGLGVVLGLGLREAW, from the coding sequence GTGTTTAGCAACGTCAAGGGATTATTTTCAAAAAAGACAAAGGGTGTCGGCATTGAATTGACCCCTGAGCGCGTCAACGTTGCCCGCCTGAAGCGGAAAGGGCAAGGCTTTCAGCTCACGATGCTGGCCTCTGCCGAGGTGCCAGAAGGGATTTACCAGGAAGGGCAAATCCTGGACACTGCCGCGATGTCTGAAATCATTCAGTCTGTGCTGAGTGAAAGCAAGCTTAAGGTCAAGAATGCGGCGACCGCAATTCCGGGCGGACGAGACACCGTGACTCGCATCATTCCGGTTCCCGCCGAGCTAGACGACCGGGAACTGCGCGAAATGGTGCTAAACCAGGAAGCTGGGCTATACTTGCCCTTTCCCCGCGAAGAAGCGGATGTAGATTACCAGAAGCTTGGCTTTTTTGTGGATGAAGACGGCATCGAGAAGGTGCAAGTGCTGCTGGTGGCCACCCGCAAAGAAGTAACCGACTCCTATTTGACAACGTTTCAGCAGGCAGGGCTAGACGTGGATGTCCTTGAAATCAGTAGCTTCGCGCTGATTCGCACGATCCGAGAACAGTTGCGCCAGTTCACCCCCCAAGAGGCCGCTGCTATTGTCGATATCGAATTTGAAAATACTGAAATCTCCATCGTGGTGGATGGAGTTCCCCAATTTTCTCGCACGGTTCCGATTGGCACTTACCAAATCCAATCTGCCTTGAGCCGCGCCATGAACCTGCCCCCTTCACGCAACACGGAACTGCTTCAGGGGATGACGGTGCCGATCGCCCCGATGGACAGCATGGGCACTCCCAAGACACCGGGAACCAACCCTGGCACGGCGGCGATGCTGCGAGTGCTGGGTGAACTGGCGGATGAGTTGCGCCGCTCCATCGACTTTTATCTGAATCAGGGCGACAACCTGGAGGTAGCGCAACTGCTGCTGGCAGGGCCGGGCGGGGCAATTGGGCAGCTTGACGAGTTTTTCTCGCAGCGGCTTAGTCTGCCTGCCAGTCAGGTCGATCCGATTTCGGCGCTGTCGCTGGAGGTCGATCAGGAAATCCCAGAGTTGCAGCGTCCGGGGCTAGGGGTGGTGTTGGGCTTGGGCTTACGGGAGGCGTGGTGA
- a CDS encoding ABC transporter substrate-binding protein, giving the protein MYLRHPWRKPWKSLSLMTLFGLVLTWVISCSPGAPPTARSPEVEFWTMQLQPQFTDYFNELIARFEQENPGVQVKWVDVPWGDMQSKILTAVSAGTAPDVVNLNPDFAAQLAGRNAWMALDDQVPAEARQQYLPKIWQANTLDGKTFGLPWYLTTSIAIYNQDLLNQAGVQQPPANFAELAQVARQVRERTGKYATFVTFVPTDSAEVLQSLIQMGVTLVDNSGKAAFNTPEGRAAFQYWVDLYKEGLLPQEVLTQGHRRAIELYQAGEIAILNSGPQFLKTVETNAPAIAQVSAVAPQITGDTGKTNVAVMNLVVPRSTDVPEAAVKFALFVTNPENQLAFAKAANVLPSTATSLTDPYFSTAAETSASTLDTARAVSARQMQSAEVLLPRMEDIKELQKIIYDQLQAAMLGEKSVDQAVNDAAAAWDARS; this is encoded by the coding sequence ATGTACCTACGACACCCCTGGCGAAAACCCTGGAAATCTTTGAGCCTGATGACCCTGTTTGGACTGGTTTTGACCTGGGTCATTAGCTGTAGCCCCGGCGCACCGCCAACCGCGCGATCGCCCGAAGTCGAGTTTTGGACCATGCAGCTCCAGCCGCAGTTCACCGACTACTTCAACGAATTGATTGCCCGGTTTGAGCAAGAAAACCCCGGCGTTCAGGTCAAGTGGGTAGACGTGCCCTGGGGCGACATGCAGAGCAAAATTCTAACGGCCGTTTCCGCAGGCACTGCGCCCGATGTGGTTAACCTCAACCCCGACTTTGCGGCACAGCTTGCCGGACGCAACGCCTGGATGGCGCTCGATGACCAGGTGCCCGCCGAAGCCCGTCAGCAATATCTGCCCAAGATCTGGCAGGCAAACACGCTCGATGGCAAAACCTTTGGGCTACCCTGGTATCTCACCACCAGCATCGCCATTTACAACCAGGATTTGCTTAATCAGGCCGGCGTGCAGCAGCCCCCGGCAAACTTTGCAGAACTGGCCCAGGTGGCTCGCCAAGTCAGAGAGCGCACAGGCAAGTACGCCACCTTTGTGACCTTCGTGCCGACTGATTCAGCAGAAGTCCTGCAATCCCTGATTCAGATGGGCGTAACGCTGGTAGACAACAGTGGCAAGGCAGCCTTCAATACGCCCGAAGGACGCGCCGCCTTCCAGTATTGGGTGGACTTATATAAAGAAGGTCTGCTGCCCCAGGAAGTGCTAACCCAGGGACACCGCCGTGCTATTGAGCTATATCAGGCTGGTGAAATCGCCATCTTAAACTCCGGCCCGCAGTTTTTGAAGACTGTGGAAACCAATGCACCGGCGATCGCCCAAGTCTCCGCTGTTGCGCCCCAAATCACCGGAGACACAGGTAAAACCAACGTCGCCGTGATGAACCTCGTCGTTCCCCGCAGCACCGATGTCCCCGAAGCTGCCGTCAAGTTTGCCCTGTTTGTCACCAATCCCGAAAATCAGCTTGCCTTTGCCAAAGCCGCGAACGTGCTACCTTCCACGGCGACCTCGCTGACCGATCCCTACTTCAGCACTGCCGCTGAAACATCTGCCTCTACACTCGACACTGCCCGCGCCGTCAGCGCCCGCCAGATGCAGTCTGCCGAAGTGCTGCTGCCCCGAATGGAGGATATCAAGGAACTGCAAAAGATTATCTACGACCAGCTTCAAGCTGCCATGCTGGGCGAAAAATCGGTCGATCAGGCAGTCAATGATGCAGCTGCGGCTTGGGATGCCCGGTCATAG
- a CDS encoding photosystem II protein Y: protein MDWRVLIVLLPVILAGSWAVYNIGQAALRQVKGFMASK from the coding sequence ATGGACTGGCGTGTTTTGATTGTGCTGTTGCCTGTGATTCTTGCTGGTAGCTGGGCGGTTTACAACATTGGCCAAGCTGCCCTCCGTCAAGTCAAAGGGTTCATGGCCAGCAAGTAA
- a CDS encoding tetratricopeptide repeat protein: protein MAQVRPIQRSIQAPQQTPQQIAQAEAGVAELNRGLQLIQSGQVEGAIAAFRQAVQVNPQLAPAHYNLGLALRQTGQLQASAESFYRAAQADPGFALAFANLGAALLEGNNLDIANQYLQRAVQLDPNLGLAYYNLGLVQRRRGNAAAAIASFQRAAQLTPTSPEPSYYLGLTYQDQQQLALAAQAFQRAIAINPRYAEAYYSLGSVLMQQGDLGSALNAFRRSTDANATYANAYYGAGLVFLQQQNYAEAQRVLQHARDLYSSQGNAQWANSAAQLLQQVPR from the coding sequence GTGGCGCAAGTGCGCCCCATACAGCGCTCCATCCAAGCTCCGCAGCAAACCCCGCAACAAATCGCGCAAGCAGAGGCAGGTGTGGCAGAGCTAAACCGGGGTCTGCAACTGATTCAGTCTGGGCAGGTGGAAGGGGCGATCGCCGCCTTTCGGCAGGCAGTGCAGGTCAATCCACAATTGGCTCCCGCGCACTATAACTTGGGTCTGGCGCTGCGACAAACGGGACAGCTTCAAGCGTCGGCGGAGTCGTTCTATCGCGCTGCTCAGGCCGATCCTGGCTTTGCGCTGGCCTTTGCAAACCTGGGTGCGGCGCTGCTAGAGGGCAACAATCTCGACATTGCCAATCAGTATCTCCAGCGGGCGGTGCAGCTTGATCCAAATCTGGGGCTAGCGTATTACAACCTGGGACTAGTGCAGCGGCGACGGGGCAATGCGGCAGCAGCGATTGCCAGCTTTCAGCGGGCTGCCCAGCTTACCCCTACCTCGCCAGAACCGTCCTACTACCTGGGACTGACGTATCAGGATCAGCAGCAGCTGGCGCTAGCAGCCCAGGCCTTTCAGCGGGCGATCGCCATCAACCCCCGCTATGCAGAAGCCTACTACAGCCTGGGGTCTGTTCTCATGCAGCAGGGCGACCTCGGCAGCGCCCTCAATGCCTTCCGCCGCTCGACCGATGCCAATGCTACCTACGCCAATGCCTACTATGGCGCAGGTCTGGTGTTTCTTCAGCAGCAAAACTATGCCGAAGCCCAGCGCGTCTTGCAGCACGCCCGCGATCTCTACAGTTCTCAGGGCAACGCCCAGTGGGCCAACAGCGCTGCCCAACTGCTTCAGCAGGTGCCGCGTTAG
- the thyX gene encoding FAD-dependent thymidylate synthase, with product MDKYFRIELLEQTPNPQRLIWRSAHQCVCEGPAIDDPAPDEEKAGEYAVKHLLAGDRGHWSPFEAPQISLNVIGFNHRTMQQITRHRVGVHFSVQSLRYTSVRFCEFAQNPTAEVLESLVYFRPVGEYRDRQGKRYTYTEGDRQADMELATQMLQHYARKIDSGYSEEHAAGLLPMDTRQHWVMSFNVRSLCHLLDLRSKADAQLEIRQLCELVWPHFEAWVPAIAHWYKTNRWGKAKLSP from the coding sequence ATGGATAAATACTTTCGGATCGAGCTGCTGGAGCAAACCCCCAACCCCCAGCGCCTCATCTGGCGGTCGGCTCACCAATGCGTTTGCGAGGGCCCAGCGATTGACGACCCTGCCCCCGACGAAGAAAAAGCCGGGGAATATGCCGTAAAGCACCTCCTGGCGGGCGATCGCGGTCACTGGAGTCCCTTTGAAGCACCCCAAATTTCGCTGAACGTCATCGGGTTCAATCATCGCACGATGCAGCAGATTACCCGCCACCGCGTCGGCGTGCATTTTTCGGTGCAAAGCCTCCGCTATACTAGCGTCCGGTTTTGCGAATTTGCCCAAAATCCTACCGCCGAAGTCCTGGAATCGCTCGTGTATTTTCGCCCGGTGGGGGAGTACCGCGATCGCCAGGGCAAGCGCTACACCTACACCGAGGGCGATCGCCAGGCCGACATGGAACTGGCCACCCAAATGCTCCAGCACTATGCCCGTAAGATAGACTCAGGCTATTCCGAGGAACACGCTGCGGGGCTGCTGCCGATGGACACGCGCCAGCACTGGGTGATGAGCTTTAACGTGCGATCGCTCTGTCATCTGCTCGACCTGCGCTCCAAAGCCGATGCCCAGCTCGAAATTCGCCAGCTTTGTGAACTGGTCTGGCCCCATTTTGAAGCCTGGGTTCCGGCGATCGCCCACTGGTACAAAACCAACCGCTGGGGCAAAGCCAAGCTATCGCCCTGA
- a CDS encoding NAD(P)H dehydrogenase subunit NdhS has translation MILPGSAVRVTNVDDTYYGFQGLVQRISDGKAAVLFEGGNWDKLITFRLSELELVDATAGRKKGK, from the coding sequence CTGATTTTGCCGGGTTCTGCGGTTCGCGTAACAAATGTAGACGACACTTACTACGGCTTTCAGGGATTGGTGCAGCGCATTAGCGACGGCAAGGCAGCGGTGCTGTTTGAAGGCGGAAACTGGGACAAGCTCATTACCTTTCGCCTGTCGGAGTTGGAGCTAGTAGACGCAACAGCAGGCCGCAAAAAAGGGAAATAA
- a CDS encoding HAS-barrel domain-containing protein codes for MRLPLPDAANQTRSPDYLAEVIETATTEFLAQCLEPDDLSFAVMPPFGSWVKSSDEESGNQIYAVVYHATTSPIDSVHRARALGLSLAELREQQPQIFAMLKTEFRAAIVGFRPRTAGRNGKTRLSETVYQHLPPRPPQIHQAVYACTPAEIIHFSEQFDFLRTLLQVSNAPVEALIAAAIRDIYQLRKGDRPWLVQAGRSLSQILKDDYDRLRIILSQIYLQPTE; via the coding sequence ATGCGCCTGCCGCTGCCGGATGCTGCCAATCAAACGCGATCGCCCGATTACCTGGCCGAAGTCATCGAAACCGCCACAACGGAGTTTTTGGCCCAATGCCTGGAGCCGGACGACCTGAGCTTTGCCGTCATGCCGCCCTTCGGCAGTTGGGTCAAATCTAGCGACGAAGAATCGGGCAACCAGATCTACGCGGTGGTCTATCACGCCACCACCAGCCCCATCGATTCTGTCCACCGGGCGCGAGCGCTGGGTCTTTCCCTGGCTGAACTGCGCGAGCAGCAGCCGCAAATCTTCGCCATGCTGAAGACGGAATTTCGGGCGGCGATCGTCGGCTTCCGCCCCCGTACTGCTGGGCGCAACGGCAAAACCCGCCTCAGCGAAACGGTCTATCAGCATTTGCCGCCACGCCCGCCCCAGATTCACCAAGCGGTCTATGCCTGCACGCCCGCAGAAATCATCCACTTCAGCGAACAGTTCGACTTTTTGCGGACGCTGCTGCAAGTGAGCAATGCCCCCGTCGAGGCGCTGATCGCCGCCGCCATCCGCGATATTTATCAACTGCGAAAGGGCGATCGCCCTTGGTTGGTACAAGCCGGCCGCAGCCTCAGCCAAATCTTGAAAGACGACTACGATCGCCTACGGATTATCCTCAGCCAAATCTATCTACAACCCACAGAATGA